The Thunnus albacares chromosome 13, fThuAlb1.1, whole genome shotgun sequence genome segment ATATTGATATAATACAATGGAATATAGATATAATACAGTGGAGTATAGATATAATACAATGGAATATTGATATAATACAGTGGAATATAGATATAATACAGTGGAATATAGATATAATACAGTGGAATATTGATATAATACAGtggaatataaatgtaatacagtggaatataaatgtaatacagtGGAATATTGATATAATACAGTGGAATATTGATATAATACAGTGGAGTATAGATATAATACAGTGGAATATTGTTATTATACAGTGGAATATTGTTATTATACAGTGGAATATTGATATAATACAGTGGAATATAGATATAATACAGTAGAATATAGATATAATACAGTGGAGTATAGATATAATACAGGTCAGAGATCGTTCACTAGATAATAGATCCAAACATTGAAGTCAACGTAACGCCTCCTCCTCTGTGCTGCTCTGACACTCTCCCCttacagttgtttatttccttaTAAATTCAAACATCTTTCcaataattttgtgttttttggtgtgtgtgtccgtcatcctgaagctgctgtgtgatgaagCAGCAGGTCTACGTTTCAGTCCCGTCCTCTACCCGAAGGTGAGCTTCAGTTGTTCTACTGACATTCAGAAgagttcatgtgtttctgtttttatcgAACCCTgcgtgtgtttctgtcttcagGCGTCTCAGCTGATTGTAAACTACGACGAGCACGAGGTCAACAACACCTTCAAGTTTGGAGTCATTTACCAGCGATTTGGACAGGTACCAACTGACTCTTTACACCTTTTAGTCCATCCATGACTCTTTGCAATCAACTTTTGTCAGAGTGCACAAATACAGCCTCATGCAAGAGGAGGCACATCCCAGTGATTTACAGGAGTCACATTCACTGATTTTCTTAGAATTTTCtctgaaatataaatgaaactgTCGAGATCAGAGTCATACGAGACatgaacagacagaaaaacactcGTCTGTCCTGAAATCATAAAGTCTTTGTCTGAATGAATGCACAGTTTAAATATAAGACagaaatcaattaaaataaaatatagaactGATACTTTGTGCAGGTTTCTGTCCAACATGATGTTGTGTTGCGgttgacagtgtaacatcacctactgcaggctgtaatattctcctctaatatctctgactgtcacatgacGCCTCTCGTATTAGTCACTgagcgctttgctttagaaagatgttttttagcatctaacttctGCAAACTGACGCTCGCTCTGAATAAACATCCAAGTCACTTTTACGTAAAAGTCTCGAGTCTTTCAACACTTTGACACAAGTCTGAACTGAATGCTGTCAGATGAACATAAAAACCACAGCAGCACAAGGCTGAAGGTTGCTTCAGGAAACTTAACGAACGTTCagctcctcatgaacaggtgacgttcatcaggctgaaactaGAGATTTACAAAGAGTTTGTGACGTCAGGAGAGTTTGTGGAAACCGGAAAAAGTCAGAAAGGTTCAGACCCGTGTGGATGGTTGTGGCTTAAGTGATGTGAGCGAGTTCTGATCGTATGTTGTGATCTGATTGTGTGGTCACCTGTCCGTCAGGTGTCTGAGGAGGAGCTGTTCAGGAACAACGAGGAGACGTCGGCCTTCACAGagtttctgcagctgctggGAGACACGGTGGAGCTGCAGGACTTCAAAGGGTGAGAAAACTGTGAACATGTAGATTTTTATACTGTAATTCTGTCATGTTGGAAGGAGAGTGACCAGGCCTTCATATTTCTGTCCACATATTCAGCCTGTTTAATGTTGATGTCTCATTTAGGATTGTATGGCTGCAAGTCCAAAAGCTAGTCTTCAGAGAAATTCTTTCACTGGATGAAATGGGATTATTACTCACATTTGGAGTATTAGGGCCActtttagaaaataataataatctgagaAGTTATGTAATAATATTTCAAGAATAAAGTAATGATTTAATAGGTTGTTTCAAGAGTCAAATGTCAGTTATGTTCTGCTTACAGGTTACCTCAGTAtacaggtcctttaattttatactaatttccagGTAATTGGCAGGTATGTAACAGTTATGGTATGTGTTGTGGATTTTcggagctgatgcactggcagttgtcagtttgaagaagagaagaccaaaccaaacttcgtatgatgattctgggaaaactttaatgaagaaccttgcaagggagagcgactcaagggacacctcctgttcgtacggtgtccccaaactcgtctgaccctcacagtccaaaaccagcctttaagccaatcatagaaactagttcgtcagttccgaatcataaacctatgacctaaatctgtatctttggtttgtcttgttgcgtctgatgatgacctgcattctggccttggttcgcctgtgaggctcctggtttattaaacaacatgtgttatcttctgtttgagagaacagaagagtacagcttgacattctgttgtcctggtcagttATGGAATATCCATAACAGTATGTATTGAgtgtggtgcaatttggtacaaaatataagaaaaaacagaaaaacatgttaagttggtttagttcGTCATTATATTTGGTTTTATAGTTGTTAATTTACAAgaattcttaataaattagaccaTTGATAATTCtgtaactgacagaaaatacaaagTAGCTGCTGTGCATTTCTTTGAAAGGTTTATCATTTGGTAATATAGGAGAAATTTGCTCACTATAGAGTTTTTAAGTAAAAACCTGATATGCTGATGTATAGTTTGACACACAGAGCTACACTCtgaatacctgcaaattactcagaaattTTCCGgtaattagtataaaattaaaggacctgtaaaataaaatgttacctTTCCTGAGAGTCTATTGGCTGTAACTTAATTAACGACAGgatttctttatctttttagGGATGCAAATCATTTTTCTAAACTACTGTCAGTGTAAGATGAACATGATCTGTTAGAGTGGTACAAACCTCCACTGAACACAGTCAGTGCTGACAGAGAGATAAAGGCAGGATCTGActgtcccccctccctctgcagGTTTCGGGGGGGTCTGGATGTGTCCCACGGTCAGACCGGCTCTCAGTCCGTCTACACCGTCCACAGACAGCAGGAGATCATGTTCCACGTCTCCACCAAACTGCCCTTCACTGAGGGAGACACACAGCAGGTAGAAGCATCTacatctgaatctgaatctgaatctgagaCCCTGTTTACTCCTGCGctaacatgtgatctgtaaaCACCTGTTAATGGTGTAATCgcattgtgattggatctcagtACAGTGTGACCACATTCATGAGAAGAAAATAGTCCCAGTAAGTTGAAAGGTCACATAGCTCCGCCTCTTCCTGCCAGCTAaagcacacatgcaaaaactactaagtagcagcagcagttgtcGTCCGTCGCAAAAAAGTGATGTGGAAATGAATGATGTCCATTCGTGGCAGCAGTTTCCTGACCGGGAACTTGCCATGTTTGTTGATTAGTCCACCAGCTCTGCTcagctaatttgcatattgagatTTGATCACAAAGGGGACACAGCTGAGAGAACaagaacacattttaataccaggtgtaaatgcaaagacgCATGGATCAGATATCAGtgcacatttttaattcaaCCTTTACTTCAGGCGAGATTCCCTTAATATGGAAAGCAGCTCAGGTGGTGACATCTGTGACCTGAACAGCTATCGGCCTAAATCCAAACGGTCCTGTCTGTCCAAACTCTGAGAATCATTAGTCAACTCACAACTATGTGGTTTACTGGAGAACAATAATGTTCTTCAGCCTCAGCAGTTCAATAACTGCTGCAGCTGCCGTTATCATCGACATTATTGACCCACCTGATAAAAAGCAACACTGTTTGAGGCTTTTTATACTGTTGAACAcaacattttgttaaataaGCTGCTTTCTGTGGGTTTTGATGCTTCTGCTTACAGCTGGTTCACATCATATCTCTCTGGTAGAGTTCAAACTGTTGTTGCTGATGGTTTCAAATCAGGCCCCCAAACTGTTGATAAAGGTGTCCCTCAAGGATCAATATTAGTCCCCCTGCTATTTACTCTAAACATAAAGAACATTATTCAAACAATATTCACAGAAGAATCAACCCAGaatctacaaaaacaacaaaagaaaactgtTACATAGTCGACTTGTCTCCCTCTAATCAcaggaaaatgtttgtttccagtTTTAATGCATTAAAACGTGAAAGCTTGCTTTTAATGTCAGAGACGAGTTTGTAACCTTATCAGACACAATAACTTAGCATGTAAAGATATTCTgtgacaacaaaacaacacaagacaCCGTATGGGAAGACATTATGACACAACTCAACATGACACAGTTCTGTCATTTTTTCACCCCGCACACACAAATCAAATGCaagaaacaacaaatacaaaccaAGAAAACCCAACTCACCACAGTTTAACGTTCCCATTCCTCTTTCAGCTCCAGAGGAAACGCCACATAGGAAATGACATCGTAGCGGTGGTGTTCCAGGAAGAGGCCACGCCTTTTGTCCCAGACATGATCGCCTCCAACTTCCTCCACGCCTTCGTCCTGGTGCAGGTGGAGGAGCCGTGCTCTGACAACACCTGCTACAAGGtacaacagagacaaacacatttcactcactgttttacatgttttccaACTTTCATATAATATCTAATACATTTACTGTGAGCTTTTCAAAATACATATTCTGCTGCAAAATTTTGAGTAATCTAAATATACAAGTACAATGTGGGTCAGATgcagttttgtttcattttacagaCTGCGTACGAGTGTCTCTTTGGTTTGTCTGTGATGTGATTAAACAGAAAGACACTGCGACACATAATTAAAGAATGCCACCCGTATCACATTTCGCCTGCTTTTAGCACCATTAGGTGTCATTAAACGCACCGTCCAGATAGCGTTCATTAACACTTGACGCCAGCGCTTCTGCAACCAGGTGTTACAACCTCAGACTGTGGTACTGAGGAACAATAACTATTATTGTGAACAAACTGAACCgtttctgttttattgaaaaagagagatacaaacagtgtttcatgtctgctgatgaagacttcTTCACATGTATAACACAAATTGGAAAACAGGCTCAGTGGTTATTACAAAACATGTAGAAATCAATACAACTAAGGCCTGTTTGGAAGTCTACTCTATTGTTTATATCAGTGTTATGATTATGATCAGTGTTATCACtgttttgattgacaggtgtctGTTACAGCACGAGAAGACGTACCTCTGTTTGGCCCGCCCCTCCCGAATCCAGCCGTCTTCAAgaaggtgagaaaaaaagacgGTTTGATTCAGTTTGTAGAATATAATACAGAATATGGTGGCATAACCTGCTGTCTTCTCTCCAGGGTCCAGAGTTCAGGGAGTTTCTTCTTACTAAACTCATCAACGCAGAGCTGGCCTGCTACAAGAGCGACCGCTTCGCCCGGCTGGAGGTAAAAGCGAAGTAAAAAAATACTccaaaagtcaaatattcagTGAGCCATGAGCTGTTGTTGGGTCAAGTCAAAGTAGGTCTACTATTTGAGAATCCCCGCCCCCCCAACTGAGGTCTATcatgaataacaataataggAAATTCCAGTCGACCATGAACTGCAACGTCCCCACCATGGAaccttttgttgcatgtcaatcaatcaattaactttatttgtatggaACCTTTCATACAGGGTTGTTCAATTTAAAATTAgataataaaaccaataaaatagattaaaaacagtaaaatatacaaaagacaaattaaaagcTAAGCTAGACAGGAAGGTTTTAAGTTTCAAGATATGCTCTCAAATCCTCGGGCAGGAAGTTCCAACAGTTTGGAGCATAAAGACTAAAAGCTACCTCACCGAATGTTTTTGTCCTTAAACAACTAAAAGACTTGTGCCAGTAATTCACCATCTCTCTCCCCCGTAATGTCTTATCACCTCTCTACTGTTGACGGGCTAATAAAGGCATGAATAAATATCCTccagaaataaaatcaaaatactcTTCTAACCAATCCAGTGTCATCTACCTCTAGTCTGCTCATCTGTGGCGTCCCACAGGGCTCTATTATAGAGCCATTATTGTTTTCTAGTATATGCTGCTCCTGGATTTTTTGTGGATTAgttatttgtgaatgtgtatagGAGCGTACCCGGGCCGCCCTGCTGGACAGCCTCCATGATGAGCTGCAGAGACGCTCCCAGAGCATGCTGGGATTGACCTCAGGTCTAGAGGAAGAGGGGCGGGCCGAGAACGGCCACGCCCATGGAGGTCTGCTGGAGTCCATcaaggtgtgtgtttctgttttacttCTGTCATCCTTCTTCCTGCattccttcttttctttatttttctttcttcttatttttcctccttcagATTTCTTTAAGAGTgtgaaatatttgtaaaattatatgacattatattacattttatatgaCTGTTTGATTTTGAATGTCCATTATTGAGTgagaaagttcattcttgaccttggaaatcCGAAGTCCAAGTTCACTTATTGCATATTTTGGGCctttcaaatacatttcatGGTTTTCTTCCATGTGTGCTTAGTTACTTATTACTTCATGTTACCTGAGTGTGGAACTTTGGTCACATGATACAGAAGGTTTTATATGGGGGGGTTCTGGACAGTGCAGGTAACTGGACCTTGAGTTACATTTTTTGATTGTCTTTTTCACTTCCATCtttcatccttctctctctctttctctgtctttcagaGGGCGATGCGAGGGCGGAGCGTCTCCATGGAGACCATGTCGAGGGGTGGGGCAAGTCTGCCCACCAGTCTGAGTGGGGGGGGTCTGGCACACATCAGTGCTGAGGTGAGCGAAAGTCAAAGGTCACTGAACCTTTATTTGTAATTTAGCCTTTATTCAACAAGGTAAGTTAGATCTGGAGACCGGACCAAGGCAgcataacaaaacaatacaacGTCAAGAAGAGATAAACAATACTGGAAACAGATAACAATACTAAACCTAATGTAAGAACGTTAGTTATAGTTAAAAAATTCTGTCAGAGACATCAACTCATCAATATGaattctctctgcagacagttTCAAGTGtctgcagcagaaacattttctATCCAAAGATTTCTATTCTCTATGTAATGAGTTTGCTGGGATATGACAGGAACGACTTTATAAATAActtactttataaataaagaaaaaatattggttAGAATTCTACAGTTCGTTACAGATGATTTTGGTGATTTGGTGGCAGAAACTAGACGTCTTTGAAATAAAACCTTCAGTCACAGTTTTGACAGTTTCACAAGTTTTCAACATGTTGcttaaaaaagacattaatcAAACCAAATACCAAGATATTTATAACAAGTAAGAACTTATATTGTCTTCCTCTGGGTTACAACAATGTCCACAATGTCTATAGGCTTCATCCTAGCATTATAAAATAACAGCGACATAGTTCTCTCTGTGTTCTCTCTTCTCAAGCAGAGAAGATCCACTGTTATATAAAAGCACATCGTCTGCATAACAACACATACAGTTAACTTTGATTTTTGAAAGAAGCAGagcttgtttgtctgtttttttgatatttttccttttcatttattgcttcTTGCTTCTAATCTTGATTCCAGTCATGGTTAGTTTAGTATTTTGTGTTTGGTAACTGGAGTATTTTGTGTGTCGTATTTGTGTCAGTGTACTGTGAAATCTCCGGTGAAGAGACGTTCAGGTCTGTTTCCTCGACTGCTGAGTGTCGAcagtcaaacagacaaacacaaccaCAGAAGGTAACTCCTCACTTTCAACTTCAACTTTAAGTTGTACATCACCTGAAGCTGCACACTTTACAAGTTAAAAAGATGAGACCAGACATGAGATTTCACATGTATAAAGTGTGACGACTCTGGCAGCTGCGTTTTGGACCAAATGTAGACTTTTTGTTGCCGTCACGAGTTGATTATTCCCAAATTCTTGACTGTGTGGCTCTGAAATTGTGCAGTCATCCAAATTATTGGCAACAGATCTACAGTGTGTGAAGTTATTGCACATCCAATGATGAACTTCTGACAAACACTTCTCTAGTTTCACAAGCTGGGAGGAATTACTGTCTGTTACAGGAAGTTAgatttatgttgtattttaaagggCTGCAGGTACACACAGAAGAATACAGAACAATATTGTAataaacaacatacaacatGTAAATTAAGGAGCTTTGGAGCTGTCGCAAAGTGTATTTCCAATTTTTTTAATGGAACTAGACTAGCAGTTtccccttgcttccagtctttatgctaagctaggctaaacacaaaGACTTCAGTAAATGTTGGACTGTTTCTGTAACTCTTTGTTCTTTATATTCTGGATGTTTCAGTCTCCTCAGTGAGCAGAGAAGCTTCGACAGCTGCCACCCGACACTGGAGGTGAGGTCAGAGCTGCCGTCCAATCCCAGCTCTCCAGAGGCGGGACAACGAGACAGGTGTGTATCACtgctttctttatttatttattgatttaccAGCAGGTTCATAATTATAATAGTATAGATTATTCACAGTGAAGGTCTGAACAAATGACTAAATTaaacaaaggaaacacaaaTCCAGAAAATGAGGAATATGAGAGAATCAGGAACAATATCAGCCGCGTACATTCTGTTCatcacacagacagcaggacaatgaatctgtgtgtttgctgagatacaaaaaaacaagtattttttatttgcaggATTCATGTGAAGAAGGAGAGCAGTAAGATTTCCAGATCaacatccagcagctgcagcttcagCATCCCTGCTGACGACACTCACCTGGTGAGAGAGACAACATCGCAGACACATGATCAAAGTGTttgacagacaaacaacatcctgtctctctctctctctctctctgtctgtctgtagctcGCCCAGGCTGCGACGGCAGAGGGTCAAAGTTCAAGTCCACTCCTCGTCTGTCGGAGCCCCACAGGTTCAGTATAACATCCTGCTGCATCCacacaaaactgaaatgttgATAACTTATCATTTGTAATAAATAAACGTACTTCGTGTTGATGGTTGTTTTGCACTTCTCGTATATTCAtggctggatgtttgttcttttttctgcctccactttcagagatgaaaaataaaaactctcCCAGATCCAACCTCAAGTTTCGTTTTGACAAGCTGAGCCACTCTGCTGCAGTAAGTgtttacagtaatacagtatcCATatatccgtgtgtgtgtatatatatatatatatatatatatatatatatatatatatatatatatatatgcagggcattatattgaaaagtgctCCTAATGTTTTGACCCTCTCATGTATATTAATGAGTtggacaaaatatcaggaaCACTTCCGACACCtcccactacgacctcaataataaacataaatagaaTTATTTaacgtcaacaaaaactgaaaatgtagaagcttcataaaagtagaatttatggcagagctgttattggattgcattagactgcacaggtgttcctaataaagtgctcggtcagtgtatgtgtgtgtataataataaaataaaaaaatcttttacatTTTCCGACCACTGAATGTGAACTGCGACTGTGTTTACACACAGgcatcaatcagtcaatcaaactatatttgtacagcacaaaacaataataataataataaattcacCCAAAGAACTTTACACACAGTAAACCAACCAGAAAACACTTAACAGCAGCGTCACGTCCCAGACATTGAACATCACACACGTCAGTACAGTTCAACGCTGACTGACtaataatgacaacaacaa includes the following:
- the LOC122996133 gene encoding rap1 GTPase-activating protein 2-like, whose translation is MLRRKRSVSFGGFGWIDKSTVSALRARKQELLSISNVSDADCPPSPPRTAPPTMKSAHFFDMMEKMEDDYIPYPRIQEVLERGGPYPQVILPEFGGYWIEDPEAPPPPAPPPSSLEIRGEEEQEEEDMPAGDYGYRLEEINEAARAYRKHFLGREHLNFSCSASSLGNLLLSVRHEEEKEQEFLHVIIRSRVKSVYHRLSLAELPDIPSVPELAKLLCDEAAGLRFSPVLYPKASQLIVNYDEHEVNNTFKFGVIYQRFGQVSEEELFRNNEETSAFTEFLQLLGDTVELQDFKGFRGGLDVSHGQTGSQSVYTVHRQQEIMFHVSTKLPFTEGDTQQLQRKRHIGNDIVAVVFQEEATPFVPDMIASNFLHAFVLVQVEEPCSDNTCYKVSVTAREDVPLFGPPLPNPAVFKKGPEFREFLLTKLINAELACYKSDRFARLEERTRAALLDSLHDELQRRSQSMLGLTSGLEEEGRAENGHAHGGLLESIKRAMRGRSVSMETMSRGGASLPTSLSGGGLAHISAECTVKSPVKRRSGLFPRLLSVDSQTDKHNHRSLLSEQRSFDSCHPTLEVRSELPSNPSSPEAGQRDRIHVKKESSKISRSTSSSCSFSIPADDTHLLAQAATAEGQSSSPLLVCRSPTEMKNKNSPRSNLKFRFDKLSHSAAQGH